The DNA segment ACTTGGCAAACAGGTGAAAGATATCCCAGGCGCAGGTGCAGCAGGTGGACTTGGCGCTGCGTTTTTAGGATTTACCAACGCTAATTTAAAACCGGGCATTCAGATTGTGCTTGAAACCCTTTCGATTGACCAACACTTACAAGATGCCGATTTGGTCATCACTGGCGAAGGTCGAATTGATTGGCAAAGCGCGCACGGTAAAACGCCGGTTGGCATTGCCAAGGCCGCTAAAAAATTCGATTTACCCGTTATTGCACTGGCTGGTTGTGTCGGAGACAACTACCAAGCGGTTTATGACCACGGAATTGATGCCGTATTTGCCGCGATTCCAAGACCTTTTGACCTCGCGACCGCGTTTGCCGAAGCGGATATCAACATGGCGAACTTGGCAGAGAATGTGGCGAGAACGATAAAGTTAGGCATGAAAAATTAAACGGGGTTCGTTTCTCGGTATTCATTGTTCGAACCGCTCTCGTGCTTTTTCGATAAACGAGTAGTGCAGCCCCTAACCCGGAGCATTCCCTATCCAATAAATACGCCATTCCTGCCGAGCATTAGCGAGAGCAGGAATCTATTTACAGCGCGCTGAATATAGATCCCGGATAACTCGTCTCTCGTTTCCGAGATGACCAGCCAGAATGCAGTCATTTCCGCTAATCTTTTCCGAGAAACGAGCAGCGCAGCGACCGATAATCGAGTAACGAGAACCTTCGTCATCCTACTGTCATAAACTATAGCCAATATACCCTAACCTTTTCGTTATCATTTTGACGTCATGCTCGAACTGTTCAAAATCTTCTTTGTCCTCGGCTGGGTTAGCTTTGGTGGCCCTGCTGCGCATATCGGCTACTTCCGCAAAACCTTTGTTGAAAAACTCAATTGGATGAGCGAAGCGCAATACGCTCAATTAATTGCATTAAGTCAATGTTTACCCGGCCCCGGCTCAAGCCAAATTGGGTTTGCCATTGGTTATCAAAGGTACGGCTTGATTGGTGGCTTTATCGCTTTTTTAGGCTTTACTCTGCCATCTATCCTATTGATGATCATTCTGGCTTCTGTCAGCCAAAATCTGTTCAGTACCACATGGATGCAAGGCATCATTTATGGTTTAAAATTGTTGGCAGTGGTCGTGGTTTGTGATGCAACTTTGACCATGTTTAAGCAATTTTGCCAATCCAGATTGCACCGTGTGCTTTGCGTGATGACCGCTTGCGTTTGTTTATTATGGCCCTCGGCAATCAGCCAGATCCTTTGCCTCATGATTGCCGCCCTGTTATGCCGAATCCTGCACTCGCAAAGCCTAATGCACTCACAAAGTCCAGCACACTCACAAACTCCACAAAGTTCATCAGACGCTTCATCGACCACAATCAATACTGCGCCCTTTTCACTCACAGCAAAAACAGCGGTTATCCTTTTTAGCATTCTATTTATATTGGTGCTGTTTGTTCCGCAGTCCAATGGAATCATCGGCATCTTCAAAGACTTCTACTTAACGGGTAGCCTAGTGTTTGGTGGTGGACATGTGGTTCTGCCGCTATTGCAATCCAGCATAGGCCAACAGTTATCGAGCGACACTTTTCTCACCGGTTATGCAGCAGCGCAAGCCATGCCTGGGCCAATGTTTACCTTTGCCACTTTTTTGGGCTACGCACTTCTGCCGAACAGCCCAATAATTGGGGCATTAGTAGCAACCATCGCGATCTTCTTACCAGGATTTTTATTAGTGATAGGCTTTATTCATCAATGGCAGAGTTTGATGCAAAAACCGTCCGTCATGCCAATGGTCTCGGCGGTGAATGCAGCGGTAGTCGGTTTACTACTGGCTGCGCTTTATCAACCCATTTTTATCAGCGCCGTCCACTACAATGTTGATTTTGTCGCGGTATTGCTCGGCTTACTGATCATCAGGAATTTTCGCCTACCCATTGTCGGTCTAGTGGCTTTATTTGCGTTATTGGGCGTTCTAATGTCGTTTTGAATTATTAAATTCCCTGTAGACAAATCTGCTTACAATCGAATGGATGCCTTAGCTCACACAATTAAACTGGTTGGACCTTAGTCGTATTGTGGTCTACCCCACACTTGCCTAATAGTGTTAATAAATTGTTATTCAAAACAAATTAAGGCGAGATTATGACGGAATTAAATCTAAAACCGACCAACGATTCGGCCACGGCTAATGCCCCCTATCCGCACCAGATGATTTTAAAGTGGGCTGAAGAGCGCCCGAATGAGGTGTATCTTACTCAGCCAATCAACCGCCAAATCAAGTCGTTCACTTTTTTTGAAGTGGCAGATCAAGCATTGCGATTGGTTTCGGCTTTACGTAGCTTAGGCTTACAACCAAAAGATAAAGTCGCGCTCCTCTCCAAAAACTGCGCCGAGTGGTTTATTTGCGATTTGGCGATGATGCTCGGTGACTACATCAGCGTGCCTATTTTCCCAACCGCAGGCAGCGACACCGTTGAGCATTGTGTGGTACACAGTGAAGCGAAAGCCATCATTGTGGGTAAATTAGATGACAATGCCGCCGCAGAAGAAGTGCTAGCCAAACATAGCCAGCTCATTTCAATTGCCTTACCTTACGCCAAAGTCCCTGAGTGTCAGCATCAATACGCAGAATTAGTCTCTAGCCATCCACCAAGCGAAGAGCGCCCAGAGCACAACGACAATACCCTGATGTCGCTGGTGTATACCTCTGGCACGTCTGGCTTACCAAAAGGCGCAATGCTGACTTATGGCGCATTTGCTTGGAGTTCAGCAAGAATTGTTGAGCATATTGGTTTACAAGAAGAAGATCGCTTATTTTCTTATCTACCTTTAGCGCACATAACCGAACGTGTATATATACTCGGCACCTCCATCATTGGCGGTGTACCAACCAGTTTTGCTGAAAGCTTAGATACCTTTATCGACGATGTGAAAGCCCACCAACCGACTTTGTTTATCTCTGTGCCGCGTCTATGGACCCTATTCCAGCAACGCATCTTAGATAAAATTCCGCAACGTAAGCTCAATATTTTGCTCTCGATCCCTTTTATTAGTGGTATTGTGAAG comes from the Vibrio gangliei genome and includes:
- the chrA gene encoding chromate efflux transporter, producing the protein MLELFKIFFVLGWVSFGGPAAHIGYFRKTFVEKLNWMSEAQYAQLIALSQCLPGPGSSQIGFAIGYQRYGLIGGFIAFLGFTLPSILLMIILASVSQNLFSTTWMQGIIYGLKLLAVVVVCDATLTMFKQFCQSRLHRVLCVMTACVCLLWPSAISQILCLMIAALLCRILHSQSLMHSQSPAHSQTPQSSSDASSTTINTAPFSLTAKTAVILFSILFILVLFVPQSNGIIGIFKDFYLTGSLVFGGGHVVLPLLQSSIGQQLSSDTFLTGYAAAQAMPGPMFTFATFLGYALLPNSPIIGALVATIAIFLPGFLLVIGFIHQWQSLMQKPSVMPMVSAVNAAVVGLLLAALYQPIFISAVHYNVDFVAVLLGLLIIRNFRLPIVGLVALFALLGVLMSF
- a CDS encoding AMP-binding protein, yielding MTELNLKPTNDSATANAPYPHQMILKWAEERPNEVYLTQPINRQIKSFTFFEVADQALRLVSALRSLGLQPKDKVALLSKNCAEWFICDLAMMLGDYISVPIFPTAGSDTVEHCVVHSEAKAIIVGKLDDNAAAEEVLAKHSQLISIALPYAKVPECQHQYAELVSSHPPSEERPEHNDNTLMSLVYTSGTSGLPKGAMLTYGAFAWSSARIVEHIGLQEEDRLFSYLPLAHITERVYILGTSIIGGVPTSFAESLDTFIDDVKAHQPTLFISVPRLWTLFQQRILDKIPQRKLNILLSIPFISGIVKKKIISGLGLDKARVLGCGSAPISPSLLRWYHSVGMNITEAWGMTETFAYSTINYPFRQDKIGTVGNAGPGIELKIAEDQEIMVRSQGMFSGYYKNDEATQESFDSEGWLHTGDIGSLDDEGYLSIEGRKKDSFKTAKGKFVSPVPIEKKIFEYSRVEMMCLIGLGLPAPILLVVPHQFKNFDRARYERKTVKIINQINADLESHEKIKGVLMIKEPWSIENGILTPTLKIKRHVLEKKYHDTGANWPKDQLVVWEE